The Hydrogenobacter thermophilus TK-6 genome window below encodes:
- a CDS encoding universal stress protein, with protein sequence MSDQGMKFLLPVDFTEITNGLLRLVKALAQPHKASVTLLHVISPILYLPYPESFGMSVVDLELLSDMEKKKEEEATQKLKGLADFLKPVPANMVVDIGDPAEVILEKESSYDLLIMGSHRKGLIEKILVGSTAEKVARYTKRPLLVMKGKEVEDFKKVVVAHDLSKYAQEAFEFALKLLKPFKCHITLLHAEETIELPVVAHVRDVISERYKEEKLKYLDSLKEKAQGGGFECDVKVVKGRSSAEALLEYLKDKTDIDLIVMGSRGLSTLQRVLLGSTSSEVLRKAQLPILIHRSLQ encoded by the coding sequence ATGAGCGACCAAGGTATGAAGTTTCTTCTGCCGGTAGACTTTACCGAAATAACCAACGGGCTTTTGAGACTGGTAAAAGCCTTAGCTCAGCCCCATAAAGCCAGTGTGACGCTACTTCATGTGATATCACCCATACTTTACCTTCCCTATCCGGAAAGCTTTGGCATGAGCGTTGTGGACCTTGAACTTCTCTCTGATATGGAGAAGAAGAAGGAGGAAGAGGCAACTCAAAAGCTTAAAGGACTTGCGGACTTCTTAAAACCAGTACCTGCCAATATGGTGGTGGATATAGGCGACCCAGCCGAGGTTATCCTTGAAAAGGAATCTTCTTATGACCTTCTCATCATGGGGAGCCACAGAAAGGGACTTATAGAAAAGATACTTGTGGGGTCCACCGCCGAGAAGGTGGCAAGATACACAAAAAGACCACTTCTCGTGATGAAGGGCAAAGAGGTAGAAGACTTTAAAAAGGTAGTTGTGGCTCATGACCTTTCCAAGTATGCACAAGAGGCTTTTGAGTTTGCTCTGAAGCTTTTAAAACCCTTCAAGTGCCACATCACCCTTCTGCACGCAGAAGAGACCATAGAGCTACCTGTAGTAGCTCATGTAAGGGATGTAATAAGTGAACGATACAAGGAAGAAAAGTTAAAATACTTGGATAGTCTCAAAGAAAAAGCTCAAGGTGGTGGTTTTGAGTGTGATGTGAAGGTAGTGAAGGGAAGAAGCTCTGCGGAAGCTCTGCTGGAATACTTAAAGGACAAGACGGATATTGATCTTATAGTGATGGGAAGCAGAGGACTCTCCACTCTTCAGAGAGTTCTTCTGGGAAGCACATCCTCAGAAGTGCTCAGGAAAGCTCAGCTACCCATACTTATACACAGGAGCCTTCAATGA
- a CDS encoding tetratricopeptide repeat protein produces the protein MILILLLVLLSLPSFAYNPYTDYFFCRYFQQENPKKAETYCIRALERLPTPTLFVDTIRLELLLKRKEKALELAKRMKHLYPKEQASYLTLHSVYSLMGQKDKALSALEEGYRLLPKSKEIMLFLADEYLRSGENKKAKAVIENLAKESPDNPLPYYMLARIYLSEGNKELAIHYLEKSLQIKSSFEAGFITLGSIYEESGEYTKAEQLYKDVLKTSPDNKVALERLANLYVLTNRLEEAQDIYERLARLYPEENYAYQYALVLIRSSKYDKAEKILSELYSKYPDNLEVAYTYGLVLEMEKKTDLARQVYERLYKKDPTNTKVIERLAGIYIDAKDYQKAHEILKKGLSLDPKSYQLNLLMGSLLNEEGKSEQALSYVNTAINLNAKDYRGYFLRAIVHDKLGQVISAEADLKKALELNPGDPELLNHLGYSLLLWYGPARVKDAEKFILEALSKDKDNPAYMDSYAWVLYYKEDYKGAYEWLKKAYEKEKEDPVINEHMGDVLLKLGRKEDAKRYYERAMELIKAGKRGEPGQEERLREKLKD, from the coding sequence ATGATACTAATACTTCTCCTTGTACTCCTCTCCCTTCCTTCCTTTGCTTACAATCCTTACACAGATTACTTTTTTTGCAGATACTTTCAGCAGGAGAACCCAAAAAAGGCCGAAACTTACTGCATAAGAGCCTTGGAAAGGTTGCCCACGCCAACGCTGTTTGTGGATACCATAAGACTTGAGCTCCTACTCAAAAGAAAGGAAAAGGCTCTTGAGCTTGCCAAAAGGATGAAGCACCTGTATCCTAAGGAGCAGGCATCTTATCTTACTTTGCACAGCGTGTATTCCTTAATGGGTCAGAAAGACAAAGCTCTTTCTGCGCTGGAGGAGGGTTATCGCTTACTGCCCAAGTCAAAAGAGATCATGCTATTCCTCGCAGACGAGTATTTAAGAAGTGGAGAGAATAAGAAAGCAAAGGCAGTAATTGAAAATTTAGCCAAGGAGAGTCCCGACAACCCCTTGCCTTACTACATGCTGGCAAGAATATACCTTTCGGAAGGCAACAAAGAACTTGCCATACATTATCTGGAAAAGTCCCTCCAGATAAAGAGCTCCTTTGAGGCTGGATTTATAACTCTTGGTAGCATATACGAGGAGAGTGGAGAGTACACTAAGGCAGAGCAGTTATACAAGGATGTTTTAAAAACTTCGCCAGATAACAAGGTGGCTCTTGAGAGACTTGCCAATTTGTATGTTCTCACTAACAGGCTTGAGGAAGCACAGGACATTTATGAAAGACTCGCAAGACTCTATCCGGAGGAAAACTACGCTTATCAGTATGCCCTCGTACTTATAAGAAGCTCAAAATACGACAAGGCAGAAAAAATACTCAGCGAGCTTTACAGTAAGTATCCTGACAACCTTGAAGTAGCCTATACTTACGGTCTTGTTTTGGAGATGGAAAAGAAGACGGATTTAGCTCGCCAAGTATACGAAAGACTTTATAAAAAGGATCCTACCAACACAAAGGTTATAGAGAGGCTCGCAGGCATATACATAGATGCCAAAGATTATCAAAAGGCACACGAGATACTAAAAAAGGGTCTCTCACTGGACCCAAAAAGCTACCAGCTTAACCTGCTTATGGGGAGCCTCCTGAACGAGGAAGGAAAGTCTGAGCAAGCGCTCAGCTATGTAAATACAGCCATAAACCTAAATGCAAAGGACTATAGGGGGTATTTTCTAAGAGCCATAGTGCACGATAAACTTGGTCAAGTCATAAGTGCGGAGGCGGACCTAAAAAAGGCTCTTGAGTTAAATCCTGGTGATCCTGAGCTTTTAAACCATCTGGGATACTCGCTTCTTCTCTGGTACGGACCAGCGAGGGTAAAGGATGCAGAAAAGTTTATATTAGAGGCTCTTTCAAAGGATAAAGATAACCCTGCTTACATGGACAGCTATGCGTGGGTACTTTACTATAAGGAAGATTACAAAGGTGCTTACGAGTGGCTCAAAAAAGCTTACGAAAAGGAAAAGGAAGACCCTGTGATAAACGAACATATGGGTGATGTGCTTTTAAAACTTGGCAGAAAGGAAGATGCTAAAAGGTACTACGAGAGAGCTATGGAGCTTATAAAAGCGGGTAAAAGAGGAGAGCCCGGACAGGAAGAGAGATTAAGAGAGAAGCTTAAAGATTGA
- a CDS encoding LptF/LptG family permease, which yields MLWSFLAWKVLKLSLLISIILSLAFMLFQLLRIDKILFSLPLEETLPFLMLWTSYSLFYFMPTSMFISSSVVFFELKDSKKLHVIESFGIAPYLAYSRVFVRCMPIFISLIAISFMLREEDVSFMRRYLTYKYYMNMVYSVPEKTFFTLGDMTFYVSERNGNDVSDVFFKKGESLVIAKGAHLDSDAIVFTDGSILVKEGEKFYLTAFSQYRISLEKFVSVERQQRNLKRDQILNLVNTALSPLLMTFGFFISRVITDAAIKLYYLVGVLSILYQFFLIILKSLL from the coding sequence ATGCTTTGGAGCTTTTTAGCTTGGAAGGTGCTCAAACTGTCCCTCCTTATCAGCATCATACTCTCCCTTGCCTTTATGCTTTTCCAGCTTTTGAGGATTGACAAGATCCTCTTCTCCCTCCCTTTGGAAGAAACCTTACCCTTTCTCATGCTCTGGACTTCATATTCCCTCTTTTACTTTATGCCCACCTCCATGTTTATAAGCTCCTCCGTGGTGTTTTTTGAACTTAAAGACAGCAAAAAGCTCCATGTGATAGAATCTTTTGGTATAGCTCCCTACCTGGCATACTCCAGAGTGTTTGTAAGATGCATGCCCATATTTATATCTCTGATAGCCATATCTTTCATGCTTCGTGAGGAAGATGTATCTTTTATGAGGAGATACTTAACTTACAAGTATTACATGAATATGGTTTATTCGGTACCAGAAAAAACCTTCTTCACTCTGGGAGACATGACTTTTTATGTGAGCGAGCGAAATGGCAATGATGTAAGCGATGTGTTCTTTAAGAAGGGTGAAAGTTTGGTAATAGCAAAAGGTGCGCATTTGGACAGCGATGCTATAGTCTTTACAGATGGAAGCATCCTCGTAAAGGAAGGAGAGAAATTCTACCTTACTGCCTTTTCCCAATACAGGATAAGCCTTGAGAAGTTCGTCAGCGTGGAAAGGCAGCAGAGGAATTTAAAAAGGGATCAGATACTCAATCTTGTAAATACTGCTCTCTCTCCCCTCCTTATGACTTTTGGCTTTTTTATCTCAAGGGTGATAACGGATGCTGCTATAAAACTCTATTACTTGGTAGGTGTGCTATCCATCCTTTATCAGTTTTTTCTAATAATACTAAAGTCCCTACTTTGA
- a CDS encoding sigma-54-dependent transcriptional regulator translates to MKGTVLVVDDEKNIRETLKNLLEEEGYYVKTADSIESTKKLIQSEYFHTVLLDVWLPDGDGISFLSHLKTYLPDTSVIVITGHGKVEHAVRAIKDGAYDFLEKPFSMERLLLTVERAVQEVLRRRGEKVHQDELIGTSKPMLELKETIAKIAKTNINVLILGESGTGKELVARTIHHLSERKDAPFVDINCASLPDDLIEAELFGYEKGAFTSASARKQGKLELAHGGTLFLDEIGDMSLKAQAKLLRVLETKSFTRLGGTQVVHSEFRLVSASNKELSEEIKKGSFREDLYYRISAFVLYLPPLRERGEDIILLAQHFLDRFSVEYKKPKKCLTDDAKALLMAHQWRGNVRELKNLMERLVILHAGEEIKAEDIRVLLGINPLESYERLFQKDLKSAKREFEKVFIERKLREYGYDLRKVSKAINLDLSNLYRKIRQYGIEMDKGGG, encoded by the coding sequence ATGAAGGGTACAGTGCTGGTAGTTGACGATGAAAAGAACATAAGGGAGACGCTAAAAAATCTCCTTGAAGAGGAAGGATACTATGTAAAGACAGCGGACAGCATAGAAAGCACCAAAAAGCTTATACAGTCCGAATACTTCCACACGGTTTTGCTGGATGTGTGGTTGCCAGACGGAGATGGTATATCCTTCTTGAGCCATCTCAAAACTTATCTTCCAGACACCAGCGTCATAGTTATAACGGGTCACGGAAAGGTGGAACATGCAGTTAGGGCTATAAAGGATGGTGCCTACGACTTTTTAGAAAAACCCTTTTCTATGGAGAGACTCCTGCTGACAGTGGAAAGAGCTGTTCAGGAGGTTTTAAGGAGGAGGGGTGAAAAGGTTCATCAGGATGAACTTATAGGAACTTCCAAACCCATGCTGGAACTAAAGGAAACCATAGCAAAGATAGCCAAGACTAATATAAATGTGCTTATACTTGGTGAAAGTGGAACGGGGAAGGAGCTGGTGGCAAGAACAATACATCACCTTTCTGAAAGAAAAGATGCTCCCTTTGTGGACATAAACTGCGCATCCCTTCCCGATGACCTTATAGAAGCAGAGCTTTTTGGTTACGAAAAGGGAGCCTTTACTTCTGCATCAGCAAGAAAGCAGGGCAAACTGGAGCTTGCGCATGGAGGGACGCTCTTTCTGGACGAGATAGGTGACATGAGCCTGAAAGCCCAGGCTAAGCTTCTGAGAGTGCTTGAGACCAAGAGCTTTACGAGGCTTGGTGGCACTCAGGTGGTGCATTCCGAGTTTAGGCTTGTATCCGCATCCAACAAGGAGCTAAGCGAGGAGATAAAGAAGGGAAGCTTCAGGGAGGATCTCTATTACAGGATATCAGCTTTTGTCCTTTACTTACCACCCCTCAGAGAGAGGGGTGAGGACATTATCCTCCTTGCACAGCACTTTTTAGATAGGTTTTCTGTCGAGTATAAAAAGCCTAAAAAGTGCCTCACTGATGATGCCAAAGCTCTGCTGATGGCTCACCAGTGGAGAGGAAATGTGCGAGAGCTTAAAAACCTCATGGAGAGGCTGGTAATTCTCCATGCGGGAGAGGAAATTAAGGCTGAAGACATAAGAGTCCTTCTTGGTATTAACCCATTAGAGAGCTACGAGAGGCTCTTTCAAAAGGACCTCAAAAGTGCTAAGCGAGAGTTTGAAAAAGTTTTCATAGAGAGGAAGCTAAGAGAGTATGGCTATGACCTTAGAAAGGTATCGAAAGCTATAAACCTAGACCTTTCTAACCTTTACAGGAAAATAAGGCAGTACGGCATAGAGATGGATAAAGGGGGGGGCTGA
- a CDS encoding response regulator transcription factor, giving the protein MRLLLIEDDASLAKALKEVLEKEGYHVSLALDGRRGYELALCEEFDLIVLDLLLPSMGGEEVLKSLRESGVKTPVLTLTVVSDLFKKVDLFALGADDYLTKPFHLEELLARVRAIIRRSSGSTSDIMELGEVRIEMNKKRVLVNGQEVPLTATEYTVLEYLCLNRGRYVSREEIIERCLSYRYEPESNTVEVFISRIRKKLGIKDFIKSSRGFGYRVG; this is encoded by the coding sequence TTGAGACTCCTTCTTATAGAGGATGACGCATCTCTGGCTAAGGCACTCAAAGAAGTTCTTGAAAAGGAAGGCTATCATGTCAGTCTTGCCTTAGACGGAAGGAGAGGGTACGAGCTTGCCCTCTGCGAGGAGTTTGACCTCATAGTTCTTGACCTCCTCCTGCCCTCCATGGGTGGTGAGGAGGTGCTAAAAAGTCTTAGGGAATCTGGGGTAAAGACGCCAGTGCTCACGCTTACTGTAGTCTCCGACCTTTTTAAGAAGGTGGACCTCTTTGCCCTCGGTGCTGATGATTATCTGACAAAACCTTTTCACCTTGAAGAGCTTCTGGCAAGAGTAAGGGCTATTATAAGAAGAAGCTCGGGGAGTACTTCCGACATAATGGAGCTGGGGGAGGTCAGAATAGAGATGAACAAAAAGAGAGTGCTGGTTAATGGGCAGGAAGTACCTTTGACTGCAACAGAGTACACAGTTCTTGAGTATCTCTGTCTTAATAGAGGTAGGTATGTGAGCAGGGAGGAGATTATTGAGAGATGCCTCAGTTACAGATACGAGCCTGAGAGCAACACGGTGGAGGTGTTCATATCCAGAATAAGAAAAAAGCTCGGAATTAAGGATTTCATAAAGTCTTCGAGGGGTTTTGGCTACAGGGTGGGATGA
- a CDS encoding sensor histidine kinase gives MKKSLKLQLVLLLGFLVLLLTAYHVLLYLSVEKVLFSSVDRHMAEDAKAFELSYFSGKGYEDTHTNYEVYTIRTPDGLVLDSTENVLLPFDESWHMPDIRTVKYGDSFYRVLTYRRGDGFYVQYAINFTSEAEFLKSLKLYMFISWSSISLLIVLTYLLVLRSVITSIRFISDAVVKERLEDSKDIYQELKPLLEKIRDALHRLKALSERQKNVILGLSHSIKTPLSTAILMLEDTIRHSEDVNLKVVRDELWRLERNVNAFLRMSKMENQQNLARIEKHELLSLMKQVFHLYDAKSRRIRFESAEESIHVLCDRDILLEVLNILMDNALTHSLRDSFITLRVVKEDLYTSVCIENLAERGIDEEKLFKPFEGRYTGIGLYMAHKLSLIMNCKLRVCQEKVDDHVLVKVCLHIPLSQGS, from the coding sequence ATGAAAAAATCGCTTAAGTTACAACTTGTCTTACTGTTGGGCTTTTTGGTCCTTCTTCTCACAGCTTATCATGTACTGCTCTATCTGAGCGTAGAGAAAGTCCTCTTCTCTTCTGTAGATAGACACATGGCAGAAGATGCAAAAGCCTTTGAACTTTCCTATTTTTCGGGAAAAGGATATGAGGATACGCACACCAACTACGAGGTTTATACCATAAGAACACCAGACGGTCTTGTTCTTGACAGTACGGAAAATGTCTTACTTCCCTTTGATGAAAGTTGGCACATGCCAGATATACGCACCGTCAAATACGGGGACAGTTTTTATAGGGTTTTGACCTACAGAAGAGGAGACGGTTTTTATGTGCAGTATGCGATTAACTTCACTTCCGAAGCGGAATTCTTAAAGTCCCTCAAACTCTACATGTTTATCTCATGGAGCAGTATCTCCCTTTTGATAGTGCTGACCTATCTTCTGGTCCTTAGGTCCGTCATAACCTCCATAAGGTTTATCAGTGATGCAGTCGTCAAAGAGAGGCTAGAAGATAGTAAGGATATCTACCAAGAGCTAAAACCGCTTTTGGAGAAGATAAGGGATGCGCTCCATCGTTTAAAAGCTCTTTCCGAAAGACAGAAAAATGTGATACTTGGGCTTAGTCACTCAATAAAAACTCCTCTCTCCACCGCCATACTCATGCTTGAGGATACCATCAGGCATTCAGAAGATGTCAATTTGAAAGTGGTGAGAGATGAACTCTGGAGGTTGGAAAGGAATGTCAATGCCTTTCTCAGAATGTCCAAGATGGAAAACCAACAAAATCTTGCGAGGATAGAAAAACATGAGCTTTTATCTCTCATGAAGCAGGTATTTCATCTGTATGACGCAAAAAGTAGAAGGATAAGGTTTGAAAGCGCTGAAGAGAGTATTCATGTACTCTGCGACAGGGACATACTCTTAGAGGTCCTAAACATACTCATGGACAACGCACTGACCCATAGCCTAAGAGATAGCTTTATAACTCTCAGAGTTGTGAAAGAAGACTTGTACACCTCCGTGTGCATTGAAAATCTCGCAGAAAGAGGTATAGACGAGGAAAAGCTCTTTAAGCCCTTTGAAGGGAGATACACTGGCATAGGTCTTTACATGGCGCACAAGCTTTCCCTTATCATGAACTGCAAGCTAAGAGTTTGCCAGGAAAAGGTGGATGATCATGTTTTGGTAAAGGTGTGCTTACATATCCCACTGAGCCAAGGCTCTTAA
- a CDS encoding DUF2231 domain-containing protein produces MELVKLHPPMVHFAIAFPLFLLFTDIYYRWVKKSPDGLHAMLTYVSVFAVLGGTASGIIAHKPIEEKLHQIPVFEAHEILGISLSILFLLLGALRFFLGRYNARWIRDAYTSLLLLGVLLLFLQGRWGGMMVYDYLLKTGL; encoded by the coding sequence ATGGAGCTTGTTAAACTTCATCCACCGATGGTACATTTTGCCATAGCCTTTCCACTCTTTTTGCTTTTTACAGATATCTACTACAGATGGGTCAAGAAAAGTCCGGACGGCTTGCATGCTATGCTCACCTATGTAAGCGTTTTTGCGGTCTTGGGAGGGACAGCATCGGGTATAATAGCTCACAAGCCTATAGAGGAAAAGCTACACCAAATTCCTGTCTTTGAGGCGCATGAAATCTTAGGTATCTCTTTATCCATACTCTTCCTGCTTTTGGGTGCTCTGAGGTTTTTCTTAGGTAGGTATAATGCAAGGTGGATAAGGGACGCGTACACTTCACTGCTTCTTTTAGGCGTTCTACTTCTTTTCCTGCAGGGAAGATGGGGAGGCATGATGGTTTATGATTACCTTTTAAAGACTGGACTATGA
- a CDS encoding TolC family protein yields MMLFLLLLVGISHGLDLMGAIERAVSFYPSLKALEEERKGIEGKSLLYKSYLNPTLGIEVGNFGTSKEGVRSNPIYRLSYSQPILIYPLGSFVREAVRYESSAFEERIAQERNSLKGEVYLAFYSALYRKDLLSIAQENYQISYDVYSFVKKLFDLGEVTKLELFRAERELDLAKTELELARSDYQNALKKLSLFVGEEVKEVEGSLEHLRDMKVIKVEDLPQIRQYNYLIKSVKTSIEVERTLAKPQISTEVLGEKVSESEYGFRIGFSATLPVFYRREGEILQLSSYARSLERLRDLERMKAESEYHRLLKRYQAIKDEVRKINDELLTRSREELSLAIKSYRLRTITALELSDTKRRYIQLLRYRSDLLMQAHEEYAKYLSLGGEL; encoded by the coding sequence ATGATGCTGTTTCTTCTTTTGCTGGTGGGGATTTCCCATGGTTTGGACCTGATGGGGGCTATAGAAAGGGCTGTATCCTTTTACCCGTCTTTGAAGGCTCTTGAAGAGGAAAGAAAGGGTATAGAGGGAAAGTCTCTCCTTTACAAAAGCTACTTAAACCCCACCCTCGGCATTGAGGTGGGGAATTTTGGGACTTCAAAGGAGGGCGTTAGGTCAAATCCTATATACAGGCTCTCTTACTCTCAACCCATACTTATTTATCCCTTGGGCAGTTTTGTAAGAGAGGCAGTCAGGTACGAATCATCTGCCTTTGAGGAGAGGATAGCTCAGGAGAGAAATAGCCTTAAAGGCGAGGTGTACTTAGCTTTTTATTCAGCTCTCTACAGAAAGGATCTTCTCAGCATAGCTCAAGAAAACTACCAGATAAGCTATGATGTATATAGTTTTGTAAAAAAACTCTTTGACCTTGGGGAGGTCACAAAGCTTGAGCTTTTCAGAGCGGAGAGGGAACTGGACCTTGCAAAGACAGAGCTTGAACTTGCCAGAAGCGATTACCAGAACGCTCTCAAAAAACTCTCCCTCTTTGTAGGTGAAGAGGTAAAAGAGGTGGAGGGAAGCTTGGAGCATCTTAGGGATATGAAGGTTATAAAGGTAGAGGACCTTCCTCAGATAAGGCAGTATAACTACCTCATAAAGAGTGTAAAGACCAGCATTGAGGTGGAGAGAACTCTGGCAAAACCCCAGATTAGCACGGAGGTGCTTGGTGAAAAAGTATCCGAGAGCGAGTATGGTTTTAGAATTGGTTTTTCTGCTACCTTACCTGTCTTTTACAGAAGGGAAGGAGAGATACTTCAGCTGTCTTCTTACGCAAGAAGCTTAGAGAGACTGAGAGACTTAGAGAGAATGAAGGCAGAAAGTGAGTACCACCGCTTACTCAAAAGGTACCAAGCCATAAAGGATGAAGTAAGGAAGATAAATGATGAATTACTTACCAGATCCCGTGAGGAGCTGAGCTTAGCAATAAAGAGTTATAGACTCAGAACCATCACTGCCCTTGAGCTTTCTGACACAAAAAGAAGGTACATACAGCTCCTGAGGTACAGGTCAGACCTTCTCATGCAGGCTCACGAGGAGTATGCCAAGTACTTATCTTTGGGAGGTGAGCTGTGA
- a CDS encoding efflux RND transporter periplasmic adaptor subunit codes for MRVLFIIMLPVLVFSETLKLDQNVIQKLGIKLHTVKIERVKDSLTLPSKVSEYSGLVAEVFPPVSGVVKKVFVKEGDKVKKGAPLALVYSPQIADLQAQIRMAKVKLQTAQETLKREEMLYREEVIPYARYYGAKIDYERAKGEYEALLASLRSFGEVINDTVLIRSPISGYVIEQKVFTGSGVDISKEMFKVHSHEKLWVYAYATPEDATRVKVGMVGYVLWQGQRLEGKVDYVSHEVDPNTKRVPVRLLVNNVRDLLRPGLMVQTTIELGSVSGVWLPLQAVQKVNGRDVVFVKIPEGFSVKTVRKIRQEGEWVLVEGLKEGQQVATSGLVFLKSQVER; via the coding sequence GTGAGAGTGCTTTTTATTATCATGCTTCCCGTTCTGGTGTTTTCTGAGACTTTAAAGCTTGACCAGAATGTGATACAGAAGCTCGGCATAAAACTCCACACGGTCAAGATAGAAAGGGTGAAAGATAGCTTAACGCTTCCTTCAAAGGTGAGTGAGTACTCGGGTCTTGTAGCTGAGGTGTTTCCGCCCGTAAGTGGTGTAGTAAAAAAGGTTTTTGTAAAGGAGGGGGACAAGGTAAAGAAAGGTGCACCTCTTGCTCTGGTTTACTCACCCCAGATAGCCGACCTTCAGGCTCAGATAAGGATGGCTAAGGTAAAACTCCAAACCGCACAGGAAACCCTCAAAAGGGAGGAGATGCTCTACAGAGAGGAGGTTATTCCCTACGCAAGGTATTACGGAGCAAAGATAGATTACGAAAGAGCAAAGGGGGAGTATGAAGCCCTTTTGGCTTCTTTGAGGTCTTTTGGTGAGGTGATAAACGATACCGTCTTGATAAGGTCTCCCATAAGCGGATATGTGATAGAGCAAAAGGTATTTACTGGAAGCGGAGTTGACATCTCAAAAGAGATGTTTAAGGTCCACTCCCACGAAAAGCTGTGGGTTTACGCTTATGCAACGCCCGAAGATGCCACCAGGGTCAAGGTGGGGATGGTGGGATATGTCCTCTGGCAGGGTCAGAGATTGGAAGGTAAAGTGGACTATGTATCCCATGAGGTAGACCCAAATACCAAGAGAGTGCCTGTTAGATTGCTGGTAAATAATGTAAGAGACCTGCTCAGACCTGGACTTATGGTGCAGACAACTATTGAGCTGGGTAGCGTATCGGGAGTATGGCTTCCTCTGCAGGCAGTCCAGAAGGTCAATGGTAGAGATGTAGTTTTTGTAAAAATTCCCGAAGGCTTTAGTGTAAAGACAGTAAGAAAGATAAGGCAGGAGGGAGAGTGGGTGCTGGTGGAAGGTTTGAAAGAAGGTCAACAGGTAGCTACCAGCGGTCTTGTATTTTTAAAGTCCCAGGTGGAAAGATGA